In Oryzias melastigma strain HK-1 linkage group LG18, ASM292280v2, whole genome shotgun sequence, one DNA window encodes the following:
- the nfxl1 gene encoding NF-X1-type zinc finger protein NFXL1 isoform X1, producing the protein MEPAWRQQGRGRGRNQNTQDERPRPPQKEKAVLAAGRGGRGLKAEPSPDLPQAGAVQSKFEEIQRSNQAAAKRLVESQVSSSSSDEDESEDGSQKEGQRGRILASTFTTYTDQTGGDASALTRTGQYVSELFQSGAVTCLICIASVRRTQAVWSCSGCFSLFHLPCIQKWARDSVFLVSSVTDEDFGQKEHPWPCPKCRTEYPPSSTPNRYTCYCGKLQDPPADPWLVPHSCGAVCQRQLKPSCGHTCLLLCHPGPCPPCPKMVSVSCLCGKAKPLPRRCSNKAWCCQQRCGRLLACKQHTCTEPCHSECAPCPRVSLQSCVCGRQKAERPCASPRWTCEQVCGAPLSCRNHTCEQVCHDGACPLCPRSLSRSCPCGKTRSSLPCTEEVPPCGDTCDRPLSCLQHTCSMRCHRGSCETCRQEVQKECRCGKHRKKTACHKEYLCDSKCPKTRNCQRHQCRRKCCPGNCPPCDQSCGRTLGCRNHKCPSVCHQGSCYPCPETVEVRCSCGSSVLVVPCGRERTTKPPRCREACRCPPSCHHPSREPHRCHPGPCPPCRQLCLMPLPGCSHTCPQPCHDLVLVRCQQVQLAGPWEQPSEPAFMKKALPCPPCQVPIPTSCFGEHEVTPVPCCRQGRFSCERPCGRPLACGNHQCSRKCHLVTDGNQVSPQGPRPQTASADAERLLCFQCEVCEEGCSKPRPPGCPHSCPRPCHPGDCPPCNQMIRQRCHCKISMLYVECTKLTAADAQLKVQLGSCGNQCPKELGCGHRCKQVCHPGVCEEKCHQKVKLRCSCRRIKKEVPCSLSSQSSLQCDDVCREQRQRVSQLKEAELKAAEEEEQRRLQEELEAFEKRQQRGGRRNKRRRREEVDDEQERAARWRRRAAMVLVPLGGVLLSAAIYYLLSTP; encoded by the exons ATGGAGCCCGCCTGGAGACAGCAGGGCAGGGGGCGTGGTCGCAACCAGAACACTCAGGATGAGAGGCCCCGCCCCCCGCAGAAGGAGAAGGCGGTCCTAGCGGCGGGGCGGGGAGGCAGAGGGCTGAAGGCGGAACCGAGCCCGGACCTTCCTCAGG CCGGCGCCGTCCAGTCCAAGTTCGAGGAGATCCAGAGGTCCAACCAGGCGGCGGCCAAGAGACTGGTGGAGAGCCAGgtgagctcctcctcctcggaCGAAGATGAGAGCGAGGACGGGAGCCAGAAGGAGGGGCAGAGAGGGAGGATCCTGGCGTCCACCTTCACCACCTACACCGACCAGACAG GCGGAGATGCCTCGGCGCTGACCCGGACCGGTCAGTACGTCAGCGAGCTGTTCCAGTCCGGAGCCGTCACCTGCCTGATCTGCATCGCCTCGGTCAGGAGGACGCAGGCG GTGTGGAGCTGCAGCGGCTGCTTCTCCCTCTTCCACCTGCCCTGCATCCAGAAGTGGGCCCGGGACTCGGTCTTCCTCGTGTCCTCCGTGACCGACGAAGACTTCGGTCAGAAGGAGCACCCGTGGCCGTG TCCAAAGTGCCGGACGGAGTATCCTCCGAGCTCCACCCCCAACAG GTACACCTGTTACTGCGGGAAGCTGCAGGACCCCCCGGCCGACCCCTGGCTGGTTCCTCACTCCTGCGGCGCCGTCTGCCAGCGCCAGCTGAAGCCCAGCTGCGGTCACACCTGTCTGCTGCTGTGTCACCCCG GTCCCTGCCCGCCCTGCCCCAAGATGGTGTCCGTCTCCTGCCTGTGTGGCAAAGCGAAGCCCCTCCCCCGCCGCTGCAGCAACAAG GCCTGGTGCTGCCAGCAGAGGTGTGGGAGGCTGCTGGCCTGTAAGCAGCACACCTGTACGGAGCCCTGCCACTCAg AGTGCGCCCCCTGTCCGAGAGTGAGCCTGCAGAGCTGCGTGTGCGGCCGCCAGAAGGCGGAGCGGCCGTGCGCCAGCCCCCGCTGGACCTGCGAGCAG GTGTGCGGCGCCCCGCTCTCCTGTAGGAATCACACCTGTGAACAGGTGTGTCATGATGGAGCGTGCCCCCTCTGCCCCCGCTCGCTCAGCAGATCCTGTCCCTGCGGCAAAACCA GGTCGTCTCTGCCGTGCACGGAGGAGGTGCCCCCCTGTGGAGACACCTGCGACCGCCCGCTGTCCTGCCTGCAGCACACCTGCTCCATGAGGTGCCACCGCGGCAGCTGTGAGACCTGCCGACAG GAGGTGCAGAAGGAGTGCAGGTGTGGCAAACACAGGAAGAAGACGGCCTGTCATAAGGAGTACCTGTGCGACTCCAAGTGTCCAAAGACCAGGAACTGCCAGAGACACCAGTGCAGGAGGAAG TGTTGCCCTGGTAACTGCCCCCCCTGTGACCAGAGCTGCGGGCGAACTCTGGGATGTCGGAACCACAAGTGTCCCTCCGTCTGTCACCAAG GAAGCTGCTACCCGTGTCCGGAGACGGTGGAGGTGCGCTGCTCCTGCGGCTCCAGCGTGCTGGTCGTCCCGTGTGGGCGAGAGAGGACCACCAAACCGCCGCGCTGCCGGGAGGCCTGCAG GTGCCCCCCATCCTGCCATCACCCCTCCAGGGAGCCTCACCGCTGCCACCCGGGGCCCTGCCCCCCCTGCAGGCAGCTGTGCCTGATGCCCCTCCCCGGCTGCAGCCACACCTGCCCTCAGCCATGCCACGACTTGGTTCTGGTCCGGTGCCAGCAG GTCCAGCTGGCGGGTCCGTGGGAGCAGCCGTCAGAACCGGCGTTCATGAAGAAGGCGCTCCCCTGCCCCCCGTGCCAAGTCCCCATCCCCAC gtcCTGTTTTGGAGAACATGAG gtCACCCCGGTGCCGTGTTGTCGTCAGGGTCGGTTTTCCTGTGAGCGTCCCTGTGGACGTCCGCTGGCGTGTGGGAACCATCAGTGCAGCAGGAAGTGTCACCTGGTTACCGACGGCAACCAGGTGAGCCCTCAGGGTCCACGCCCACAGACGGCGTCTGCAGATGCTGAGCGTCTGCTTTGTTTCCAGTGTGAGGTGTGTGAGGAAGGCTGCAGTAAGCCACGCCCCCCCGGCTGCCCCCACTCCTGCCCCCGCCCTTGCCACCCAGGTGACTGCCCCCCCTGCAACCAGATGATCCGCCAGCGCTGCCACTGCAAGATCAGCATGCTCTACGTGGAGTGCAC GAAGCTGACTGCAGCAGATGCGCAGCTGAAGGTGCAGCTGGGATCCTGTGGGAACCAGTGTCCTAAAGAG CTGGGCTGCGGCCATCGCTGTAAGCAGGTGTGCCATCCAGGTGTGTGTGAGGAGAAGTGTCACCAGAAGGTGAAGCTgcgctgctcctgcaggaggatcAAGAAG GAGGTGCCGTGCTCCCTGTCCTCCCAGTCCTCCCTGCAGTGTGACGACGTGTGCCGAGAGCAGAGGCAGAGGGTCAGCCAG CTGAAGGAGGCGGAGCTAAaggctgcagaggaggaggagcagaggaggctACAG gaggagctggaggcctTCGAGAAGCGCCAGCAGCGAGGGGGGAGGAGGAACAAGCGGCggaggagggaggaggtggACGACGAGCAGGAGAGAGCGGCCCGCTGGAGGAGGCGCGCCGCCATGGTCCTGGTCCCGCTGGGCGGCGTGCTGCTGTCTGCCGCCATCTACTACTTGCTGAGCACACCCTGA
- the nfxl1 gene encoding NF-X1-type zinc finger protein NFXL1 isoform X2 codes for MEPAWRQQGRGRGRNQNTQDERPRPPQKEKAVLAAGRGGRGLKAEPSPDLPQAGAVQSKFEEIQRSNQAAAKRLVESQVSSSSSDEDESEDGSQKEGQRGRILASTFTTYTDQTGGDASALTRTGQYVSELFQSGAVTCLICIASVRRTQAVWSCSGCFSLFHLPCIQKWARDSVFLVSSVTDEDFGQKEHPWPCPKCRTEYPPSSTPNRYTCYCGKLQDPPADPWLVPHSCGAVCQRQLKPSCGHTCLLLCHPGPCPPCPKMVSVSCLCGKAKPLPRRCSNKAWCCQQRCGRLLACKQHTCTEPCHSECAPCPRVSLQSCVCGRQKAERPCASPRWTCEQVCGAPLSCRNHTCEQVCHDGACPLCPRSLSRSCPCGKTRSSLPCTEEVPPCGDTCDRPLSCLQHTCSMRCHRGSCETCRQEVQKECRCGKHRKKTACHKEYLCDSKCPKTRNCQRHQCRRKCCPGNCPPCDQSCGRTLGCRNHKCPSVCHQGSCYPCPETVEVRCSCGSSVLVVPCGRERTTKPPRCREACRCPPSCHHPSREPHRCHPGPCPPCRQLCLMPLPGCSHTCPQPCHDLVLVRCQQVQLAGPWEQPSEPAFMKKALPCPPCQVPIPTSCFGEHEVTPVPCCRQGRFSCERPCGRPLACGNHQCSRKCHLVTDGNQCEVCEEGCSKPRPPGCPHSCPRPCHPGDCPPCNQMIRQRCHCKISMLYVECTKLTAADAQLKVQLGSCGNQCPKELGCGHRCKQVCHPGVCEEKCHQKVKLRCSCRRIKKEVPCSLSSQSSLQCDDVCREQRQRVSQLKEAELKAAEEEEQRRLQEELEAFEKRQQRGGRRNKRRRREEVDDEQERAARWRRRAAMVLVPLGGVLLSAAIYYLLSTP; via the exons ATGGAGCCCGCCTGGAGACAGCAGGGCAGGGGGCGTGGTCGCAACCAGAACACTCAGGATGAGAGGCCCCGCCCCCCGCAGAAGGAGAAGGCGGTCCTAGCGGCGGGGCGGGGAGGCAGAGGGCTGAAGGCGGAACCGAGCCCGGACCTTCCTCAGG CCGGCGCCGTCCAGTCCAAGTTCGAGGAGATCCAGAGGTCCAACCAGGCGGCGGCCAAGAGACTGGTGGAGAGCCAGgtgagctcctcctcctcggaCGAAGATGAGAGCGAGGACGGGAGCCAGAAGGAGGGGCAGAGAGGGAGGATCCTGGCGTCCACCTTCACCACCTACACCGACCAGACAG GCGGAGATGCCTCGGCGCTGACCCGGACCGGTCAGTACGTCAGCGAGCTGTTCCAGTCCGGAGCCGTCACCTGCCTGATCTGCATCGCCTCGGTCAGGAGGACGCAGGCG GTGTGGAGCTGCAGCGGCTGCTTCTCCCTCTTCCACCTGCCCTGCATCCAGAAGTGGGCCCGGGACTCGGTCTTCCTCGTGTCCTCCGTGACCGACGAAGACTTCGGTCAGAAGGAGCACCCGTGGCCGTG TCCAAAGTGCCGGACGGAGTATCCTCCGAGCTCCACCCCCAACAG GTACACCTGTTACTGCGGGAAGCTGCAGGACCCCCCGGCCGACCCCTGGCTGGTTCCTCACTCCTGCGGCGCCGTCTGCCAGCGCCAGCTGAAGCCCAGCTGCGGTCACACCTGTCTGCTGCTGTGTCACCCCG GTCCCTGCCCGCCCTGCCCCAAGATGGTGTCCGTCTCCTGCCTGTGTGGCAAAGCGAAGCCCCTCCCCCGCCGCTGCAGCAACAAG GCCTGGTGCTGCCAGCAGAGGTGTGGGAGGCTGCTGGCCTGTAAGCAGCACACCTGTACGGAGCCCTGCCACTCAg AGTGCGCCCCCTGTCCGAGAGTGAGCCTGCAGAGCTGCGTGTGCGGCCGCCAGAAGGCGGAGCGGCCGTGCGCCAGCCCCCGCTGGACCTGCGAGCAG GTGTGCGGCGCCCCGCTCTCCTGTAGGAATCACACCTGTGAACAGGTGTGTCATGATGGAGCGTGCCCCCTCTGCCCCCGCTCGCTCAGCAGATCCTGTCCCTGCGGCAAAACCA GGTCGTCTCTGCCGTGCACGGAGGAGGTGCCCCCCTGTGGAGACACCTGCGACCGCCCGCTGTCCTGCCTGCAGCACACCTGCTCCATGAGGTGCCACCGCGGCAGCTGTGAGACCTGCCGACAG GAGGTGCAGAAGGAGTGCAGGTGTGGCAAACACAGGAAGAAGACGGCCTGTCATAAGGAGTACCTGTGCGACTCCAAGTGTCCAAAGACCAGGAACTGCCAGAGACACCAGTGCAGGAGGAAG TGTTGCCCTGGTAACTGCCCCCCCTGTGACCAGAGCTGCGGGCGAACTCTGGGATGTCGGAACCACAAGTGTCCCTCCGTCTGTCACCAAG GAAGCTGCTACCCGTGTCCGGAGACGGTGGAGGTGCGCTGCTCCTGCGGCTCCAGCGTGCTGGTCGTCCCGTGTGGGCGAGAGAGGACCACCAAACCGCCGCGCTGCCGGGAGGCCTGCAG GTGCCCCCCATCCTGCCATCACCCCTCCAGGGAGCCTCACCGCTGCCACCCGGGGCCCTGCCCCCCCTGCAGGCAGCTGTGCCTGATGCCCCTCCCCGGCTGCAGCCACACCTGCCCTCAGCCATGCCACGACTTGGTTCTGGTCCGGTGCCAGCAG GTCCAGCTGGCGGGTCCGTGGGAGCAGCCGTCAGAACCGGCGTTCATGAAGAAGGCGCTCCCCTGCCCCCCGTGCCAAGTCCCCATCCCCAC gtcCTGTTTTGGAGAACATGAG gtCACCCCGGTGCCGTGTTGTCGTCAGGGTCGGTTTTCCTGTGAGCGTCCCTGTGGACGTCCGCTGGCGTGTGGGAACCATCAGTGCAGCAGGAAGTGTCACCTGGTTACCGACGGCAACCAG TGTGAGGTGTGTGAGGAAGGCTGCAGTAAGCCACGCCCCCCCGGCTGCCCCCACTCCTGCCCCCGCCCTTGCCACCCAGGTGACTGCCCCCCCTGCAACCAGATGATCCGCCAGCGCTGCCACTGCAAGATCAGCATGCTCTACGTGGAGTGCAC GAAGCTGACTGCAGCAGATGCGCAGCTGAAGGTGCAGCTGGGATCCTGTGGGAACCAGTGTCCTAAAGAG CTGGGCTGCGGCCATCGCTGTAAGCAGGTGTGCCATCCAGGTGTGTGTGAGGAGAAGTGTCACCAGAAGGTGAAGCTgcgctgctcctgcaggaggatcAAGAAG GAGGTGCCGTGCTCCCTGTCCTCCCAGTCCTCCCTGCAGTGTGACGACGTGTGCCGAGAGCAGAGGCAGAGGGTCAGCCAG CTGAAGGAGGCGGAGCTAAaggctgcagaggaggaggagcagaggaggctACAG gaggagctggaggcctTCGAGAAGCGCCAGCAGCGAGGGGGGAGGAGGAACAAGCGGCggaggagggaggaggtggACGACGAGCAGGAGAGAGCGGCCCGCTGGAGGAGGCGCGCCGCCATGGTCCTGGTCCCGCTGGGCGGCGTGCTGCTGTCTGCCGCCATCTACTACTTGCTGAGCACACCCTGA